In the genome of Paenibacillus pabuli, one region contains:
- a CDS encoding 6-phospho-beta-glucosidase — protein MYEKLTAFPENFLWGGATAANQLEGAYLEGGKGLTTVDLIPTGANRFPIALGNLDSYEPKDGEFYPSHEAIDFYHRYKEDIALFAEMGFKCFRMSIAWARIFPNGDDAEPNEAGLQFYDDVFDELLKYNIEPVVTICHFDVPVHLVETYGGWKNRKMIGFFETYAKTLFNRYKDKVKYWMTFNEINMLLHLPYIGAGIVLQDGENKEQVLYQAAHHELVASALAVKACHEIIPGAQIGCMLAAGMVYPYTSNPDDVWKAMEQDRESFFFIDVQSKGAYPGYTKRFFREHEIVIDMQPEDADILMQNTVDYIGFSYYASRCTSTDPEILKDSTEGNVFGSVKNPYLQASEWGWTIDPKGLRITCNQLYDRYGKPLFIVENGLGATDVLLENDTVEDDYRIDYLNRHFAEMAEAIQDGVELLGYTSWGPIDLVSAGTGEMKKRYGYIYVDRNNDGSGTLRRVKKKSFHWYREVIANNGAQYF, from the coding sequence ATGTATGAAAAATTAACAGCCTTCCCGGAGAATTTTCTCTGGGGAGGAGCAACGGCAGCGAATCAGCTTGAAGGAGCCTATCTTGAAGGTGGCAAAGGGTTAACTACAGTCGACCTGATCCCCACAGGGGCTAATCGCTTCCCTATTGCTTTGGGTAATCTCGATTCATATGAGCCGAAAGATGGAGAGTTTTATCCTTCGCATGAAGCGATTGATTTTTACCATCGGTATAAAGAAGACATTGCGCTATTCGCGGAAATGGGATTCAAGTGCTTCAGAATGTCCATTGCCTGGGCACGGATTTTCCCTAATGGTGATGACGCTGAACCGAATGAGGCAGGATTGCAGTTTTACGATGATGTCTTCGACGAATTGTTGAAATACAATATTGAACCTGTGGTCACCATCTGTCACTTTGATGTTCCTGTGCATCTGGTCGAAACATATGGCGGTTGGAAGAACCGTAAGATGATTGGTTTCTTTGAGACTTATGCAAAGACTTTGTTTAATCGTTACAAGGACAAGGTCAAATACTGGATGACGTTTAATGAAATCAATATGCTGCTGCATCTTCCGTACATTGGAGCTGGTATTGTTCTTCAGGATGGTGAGAATAAAGAGCAGGTTCTCTATCAGGCAGCGCATCATGAATTGGTTGCGAGTGCTCTGGCTGTAAAGGCCTGTCATGAGATCATTCCAGGTGCACAGATTGGCTGCATGCTAGCAGCGGGCATGGTTTATCCGTACACTTCCAATCCAGACGATGTATGGAAAGCCATGGAGCAGGATCGGGAGTCGTTCTTTTTTATCGATGTTCAGTCCAAAGGAGCGTATCCTGGGTATACGAAGCGTTTCTTCAGAGAACACGAGATCGTGATTGATATGCAGCCGGAAGATGCAGATATTCTCATGCAGAATACAGTTGACTATATTGGATTCAGTTATTACGCCAGTCGCTGTACAAGTACCGATCCAGAGATTTTGAAGGATTCGACCGAAGGTAATGTGTTTGGTTCAGTGAAAAATCCGTATCTTCAAGCTTCCGAATGGGGCTGGACGATTGATCCGAAGGGTCTTCGAATTACCTGTAACCAGCTGTATGACCGTTATGGTAAACCATTGTTTATTGTGGAAAATGGACTTGGCGCAACGGATGTGTTGCTGGAGAATGACACCGTTGAAGACGATTATCGTATCGACTATCTGAATCGTCATTTTGCCGAGATGGCTGAAGCCATTCAGGACGGCGTTGAGCTTTTGGGTTACACGAGCTGGGGACCAATTGATCTGGTCAGCGCAGGTACCGGGGAGATGAAGAAACGGTACGGTTACATTTATGTAGACCGGAACAATGACGGAAGCGGCACACTTCGCAGAGTGAAAAAGAAAAGTTTCCATTGGTACAGAGAGGTTATTGCCAATAATGGGGCGCAATATTTTTAA
- a CDS encoding acyltransferase has product MNQPVNRPRRIEYLDFYRAFAIMAVVAIHTTSTAVAHYPKHTFDHDFYYFWNSFLQFAVPAFLFLSSLVLFYNYSSKMKEKGWMPAFYKKRLFYVFVPYLAWSLIYFIVKQWLAGKEPLAHVKQFLEQLLTGTAHTHLYFFLIILQFYVVFPLLLSLTRYRLFNRYLPLFFIAAQAVFYALHLQFHFSRLGSLLPSYLIVIGFGAWIGLNFDAAMKKLYSCRYALITALLIGGAVFIYGNAYVKTAFVASPALTYTLLFLFRNLFTLSACLLLLIACERMGAWRQNGSNRAARILNSLGTVAFGVFLIHPLVLLFWRRELSVELAPHFSLGIMLSYVVAILLSWTIAMGLRRMKWGWVLIGR; this is encoded by the coding sequence ATGAATCAACCGGTTAATCGGCCCCGGCGAATTGAGTATCTGGATTTCTATCGTGCTTTTGCAATTATGGCAGTGGTCGCCATTCATACGACTTCTACGGCAGTTGCACATTATCCCAAGCACACGTTCGATCATGATTTTTATTATTTTTGGAACAGCTTTCTGCAATTTGCCGTACCTGCATTTCTGTTCCTCTCCTCACTGGTGTTGTTCTATAATTACAGCTCCAAGATGAAGGAAAAGGGCTGGATGCCCGCTTTTTATAAAAAGCGATTATTCTATGTGTTTGTGCCTTATCTGGCCTGGTCCCTTATTTATTTTATCGTCAAACAATGGTTGGCAGGCAAGGAGCCTCTGGCACATGTGAAGCAGTTCTTGGAGCAATTGTTAACCGGTACTGCACACACACATCTGTATTTTTTTCTAATTATTTTGCAGTTTTATGTCGTTTTTCCACTGCTTCTTTCGTTAACACGTTATCGTTTATTTAATCGATATTTACCGCTGTTCTTTATTGCGGCACAGGCTGTTTTTTATGCGCTGCATTTGCAGTTTCATTTCTCACGGCTAGGGAGTTTGCTGCCCAGTTATCTGATTGTTATTGGATTCGGGGCCTGGATTGGATTGAACTTCGATGCAGCAATGAAGAAACTGTACTCCTGCCGTTACGCGCTGATCACTGCATTATTGATCGGAGGAGCAGTCTTTATTTATGGCAATGCTTATGTGAAAACAGCTTTCGTCGCATCTCCGGCCCTAACCTACACGTTGCTCTTTCTTTTCCGTAATCTGTTTACCCTTTCGGCATGCTTGCTCTTGCTGATCGCATGTGAACGAATGGGCGCATGGAGACAGAATGGATCTAATCGGGCAGCTCGCATTCTGAACTCTTTGGGTACGGTGGCGTTTGGTGTATTTTTAATACACCCATTAGTGCTCCTATTCTGGAGAAGAGAGCTTTCCGTGGAACTCGCACCACACTTCAGCCTTGGCATTATGCTGTCTTATGTTGTGGCGATTTTGCTCTCATGGACTATTGCCATGGGACTCCGACGAATGAAGTGGGGATGGGTTCTGATCGGACGTTAA
- a CDS encoding GNAT family N-acetyltransferase — translation MVKEKVRLVKPSVEYKETYLAFYEDWVASSESMVPWVVSKEPYAFEEMLAFLERNEQGIDIPEGWVRDSTYWLVTESDRVVGAVNIRHELNEKLFHSGGHIGYGICPGERQNGYGAEILKLSLKITEGLGITKVLVVCDAHNEASRRVILRNGGIQDQDYIEPDGNIVERFWIGK, via the coding sequence ATGGTCAAAGAAAAAGTGAGACTTGTCAAACCTTCAGTGGAATATAAAGAAACGTATCTGGCATTTTACGAAGATTGGGTTGCAAGCAGCGAATCAATGGTACCGTGGGTCGTTTCGAAAGAGCCTTATGCTTTTGAAGAGATGTTAGCTTTTTTGGAACGCAATGAACAAGGCATTGATATTCCGGAAGGCTGGGTTAGAGACAGTACATATTGGCTCGTGACAGAGAGTGATCGAGTTGTTGGAGCCGTAAATATACGACATGAGTTGAATGAAAAGCTGTTCCACAGTGGAGGGCATATTGGTTATGGAATTTGTCCAGGCGAGCGACAGAATGGATACGGTGCGGAGATCCTTAAACTTTCTCTGAAAATTACAGAAGGTCTCGGGATCACCAAAGTATTGGTCGTATGTGACGCACATAATGAGGCATCCCGAAGAGTTATTCTTCGTAACGGCGGCATCCAGGATCAAGATTATATTGAGCCAGATGGAAATATCGTTGAGCGGTTCTGGATAGGTAAATAG
- the licT gene encoding BglG family transcription antiterminator LicT translates to MKIEKVLNNNAVVAMKDEREVIVIGRGIAFQKRAGDEVSEQHIDKIFTLQNEDIQENFKALIASIPLEYMKVSEEIIAYAKLKLGKKLNESIYLHLTDHIHFAIERYRNNLPIRNGLLWETKQLYKDEYEVGLEALNMICDQFGVLLPEDEAGFMALHFVNAALNEEMPNIRSMTQVMQEILTIIKYHFKMDFDENSLNYYRFVTHLKFFAQRLVKGKHYKSNNDDELFEMIQKKYPEAHKCSEKIRKFIENNYTYQLTNEEMMYLTIHIERVVHATSE, encoded by the coding sequence GTGAAGATCGAGAAGGTGTTAAACAATAATGCTGTAGTTGCGATGAAAGACGAACGTGAGGTCATTGTCATTGGCAGGGGCATTGCTTTCCAGAAGCGAGCTGGCGATGAGGTGTCCGAGCAGCATATTGATAAGATATTTACTTTACAGAATGAAGATATTCAGGAGAATTTCAAGGCATTAATCGCGAGTATACCACTGGAATACATGAAAGTGTCTGAGGAGATTATTGCCTATGCCAAGCTGAAACTGGGCAAGAAGCTCAATGAGAGCATCTACCTGCATCTGACAGATCATATTCATTTTGCCATTGAACGTTATCGTAACAATCTGCCCATCCGTAATGGATTGCTTTGGGAGACCAAGCAGCTTTACAAGGATGAATATGAGGTAGGGCTGGAAGCGCTGAATATGATTTGTGATCAGTTTGGTGTGCTTTTGCCGGAAGATGAGGCGGGTTTTATGGCACTTCATTTTGTGAATGCAGCACTAAACGAAGAGATGCCTAACATTCGAAGCATGACGCAGGTCATGCAGGAGATTCTGACGATCATCAAATATCATTTCAAAATGGACTTTGACGAGAACTCATTGAATTATTATCGATTTGTGACCCACCTGAAGTTTTTCGCCCAACGGTTGGTGAAAGGCAAACATTACAAGAGCAACAACGACGATGAGTTATTTGAGATGATTCAGAAGAAGTATCCTGAAGCGCACAAGTGCTCGGAGAAGATTAGAAAATTTATTGAAAATAACTACACGTATCAACTGACTAACGAAGAAATGATGTATTTAACCATTCATATTGAGCGCGTGGTGCATGCCACATCGGAATAA
- a CDS encoding RidA family protein: MKTDKITRKNPANMPAPVGQYTHITRIPRNAELFVTSGQIGADGSGHFPDSLNEQVTNTFNNIKTVLKSEHLDAEHIIKVNVWATEKIDWDFLYAEWGQLFSHEYPAMTIGYITELGLPEIKIEIEIWAAKV, encoded by the coding sequence ATGAAAACTGATAAAATTACTAGAAAAAATCCAGCTAATATGCCAGCTCCTGTAGGACAGTACACGCATATTACAAGAATTCCGAGGAATGCGGAGTTGTTCGTGACATCGGGTCAAATTGGAGCAGATGGTAGCGGACACTTTCCGGACAGTCTGAATGAGCAAGTCACGAATACATTCAATAATATTAAAACAGTGCTCAAATCCGAGCATTTAGATGCTGAACATATTATCAAAGTTAACGTATGGGCGACGGAGAAAATCGATTGGGATTTCTTATACGCTGAGTGGGGACAATTATTCAGTCATGAATATCCTGCGATGACAATTGGGTATATTACGGAGTTAGGTTTACCCGAAATTAAAATTGAAATCGAAATATGGGCAGCAAAAGTGTAG
- a CDS encoding VOC family protein: protein MTTGKILGIAYNVIPVTNVEQSAAWFVNHFGFNIRQPRDGYISLFRDNRPILDLIESDHDSRAVFQVKQKKRWVITFFTDDIVKLHTDLNAAHVCVGQVSDEGIYGKFFTFEDLDGNLFDVWEHHDCELVF, encoded by the coding sequence TTGACGACTGGAAAAATATTAGGTATTGCATACAATGTCATTCCTGTAACAAATGTAGAGCAGTCAGCAGCATGGTTTGTGAACCATTTTGGATTCAATATCAGACAACCTAGAGATGGCTATATCAGCCTATTTAGAGACAATAGACCGATTCTTGACCTGATTGAAAGTGATCATGATTCCAGAGCCGTATTTCAAGTGAAGCAAAAAAAGAGATGGGTAATCACTTTTTTTACGGACGATATCGTTAAACTCCATACAGATCTTAATGCTGCTCATGTCTGTGTTGGCCAAGTCAGTGATGAGGGCATATACGGAAAGTTTTTTACATTTGAGGATCTGGACGGTAATCTGTTCGACGTCTGGGAGCATCATGACTGTGAATTAGTGTTTTAG
- a CDS encoding AAA family ATPase, translating to MKFIIIFGPQAVGKMTVGQELEKITDLKLFHNHMTIELVSPYFSYGTPQGKRLVQLFRQEIFEEVAKSELPGLIFTFVWAFDSKEDWDYIRQISALFESRGAEICYVELESDLAERLERNKSPHRLLYKATKRNVEWSEQDLLSSMEKYRLNSKPGEITHEHYIRINNTDKSPKEVAQLIQERFKL from the coding sequence ATGAAGTTCATCATCATTTTTGGTCCACAGGCTGTAGGAAAAATGACAGTGGGTCAGGAATTGGAGAAGATCACTGATCTGAAATTGTTTCACAATCATATGACGATTGAATTGGTGTCCCCTTATTTCAGTTATGGTACGCCTCAAGGAAAGAGGCTTGTTCAACTATTCCGTCAGGAGATTTTTGAAGAAGTGGCGAAGAGCGAACTTCCCGGTTTGATTTTTACATTTGTGTGGGCATTCGATTCGAAAGAGGATTGGGATTACATTCGCCAAATCAGTGCGCTGTTCGAGTCCAGAGGTGCAGAGATATGCTATGTTGAACTAGAGTCTGATCTGGCGGAACGGTTAGAGCGTAACAAAAGTCCACATCGACTGCTGTATAAAGCAACGAAGCGCAATGTAGAATGGTCTGAGCAGGATCTGCTTTCGAGCATGGAGAAATATCGATTGAACTCGAAGCCCGGAGAAATTACGCATGAGCATTATATTCGAATCAATAACACCGACAAGAGTCCGAAAGAAGTGGCGCAGCTGATCCAAGAACGATTCAAACTGTAA
- a CDS encoding GNAT family N-acetyltransferase translates to MDFVTHLQAVPRVMAIQEHQMNDAIDFAMRVRKEVFPMLDHGELPADLEQFREHYLDSADAIFLIAVMEDNRIVGSIGILPYDGRIEALAGKYPEQSAAEIVKCYVDSKYRRYGIGSLLVRELENVVAEMHYTTLYLHTHRFLPGAVDFWKRQGYVVVVEQEDDWQTVHMDKLLQNK, encoded by the coding sequence GTGGATTTTGTGACACATCTTCAGGCCGTACCGAGAGTGATGGCTATTCAAGAGCACCAAATGAATGATGCAATTGATTTTGCCATGCGTGTCCGAAAAGAGGTATTTCCCATGCTGGATCATGGAGAATTACCTGCTGACTTGGAGCAATTTAGAGAACATTATCTGGATTCAGCCGATGCCATCTTTCTTATTGCAGTCATGGAAGACAATCGAATTGTGGGTTCTATTGGTATCCTGCCGTATGATGGACGCATCGAAGCTTTGGCTGGAAAATATCCGGAGCAGTCTGCAGCTGAAATTGTGAAATGTTATGTGGATTCAAAATATCGTAGATACGGCATCGGTTCACTACTCGTACGAGAGCTGGAGAACGTGGTGGCCGAAATGCACTATACAACGTTGTATTTGCATACACATCGTTTTTTGCCTGGAGCTGTGGATTTCTGGAAACGTCAGGGATATGTGGTTGTAGTGGAGCAAGAGGATGATTGGCAGACGGTGCATATGGACAAATTGCTGCAAAATAAGTAA
- a CDS encoding S8 family peptidase produces MWLSLVISAVALLTLGFVYYYVEDTRAAKKFHPHAPKQLLIKFKEGTTADEMHTLHKKAKCRVAETYEDLGWYRIESTKKMHRMLEKYKNHVLIEHAEPNYYLQSSFTPNDPFFPYQYNLQKINAPEAWDISQSSSSVKIAIIDTGVQLNHPELAGKILPGYDYVDYDNVPEDGNGHGTHVAGIAASITNNGLGIAGAAPLASIVPLRVLDNNGQGTTGNVGNGLVFAANNGIQVVNLSLGGPTGEAFLQAAVQYAWDRGAVIIAAAGNDNTSYPIVPASYPNVIAVASTDPSDLKSNFSNYGSWVDMAAPGDSILSTYLGSSYAYMSGTSMAAPHVAGVAALLAARGKTNAQIRDALCFASDPVSGSGVYWTYGRLNAYQSLQVP; encoded by the coding sequence ATGTGGTTATCGCTAGTAATCTCTGCTGTAGCCCTGCTGACATTGGGGTTTGTCTATTATTATGTGGAAGATACACGTGCAGCCAAAAAATTTCATCCCCATGCACCCAAGCAGCTGTTAATCAAGTTCAAGGAAGGTACGACAGCCGACGAGATGCACACCCTGCATAAAAAAGCAAAATGCAGAGTAGCCGAAACGTATGAAGATCTGGGCTGGTATCGCATCGAATCAACAAAGAAAATGCACCGGATGTTAGAGAAATACAAGAATCATGTGCTAATCGAACACGCTGAACCCAACTATTATCTTCAGTCATCGTTCACGCCAAATGACCCTTTTTTCCCTTATCAATACAATCTGCAAAAAATCAATGCTCCTGAGGCCTGGGATATTTCACAGAGCAGCAGCTCTGTGAAAATTGCCATTATTGATACAGGCGTACAACTGAATCACCCCGAGCTGGCTGGCAAGATCCTACCCGGTTATGATTACGTTGATTACGATAATGTGCCCGAAGACGGTAACGGGCATGGTACACATGTTGCCGGGATCGCCGCTTCCATTACCAACAATGGCCTTGGGATTGCAGGTGCTGCCCCGCTTGCTTCCATTGTTCCGCTGCGTGTACTGGACAACAATGGACAAGGTACAACGGGGAACGTTGGGAACGGACTTGTTTTCGCCGCCAACAACGGTATTCAAGTCGTCAATCTGAGCCTTGGTGGGCCTACCGGAGAAGCTTTTCTTCAAGCTGCTGTACAATATGCATGGGATCGGGGCGCAGTCATCATCGCGGCGGCAGGCAATGATAATACTTCCTATCCGATTGTACCCGCGTCTTATCCCAACGTTATTGCGGTGGCCTCAACCGATCCTTCCGACCTCAAATCGAACTTTTCGAACTATGGATCGTGGGTAGATATGGCTGCACCGGGTGATTCCATCCTGTCCACGTACCTGGGCAGTTCCTACGCCTACATGAGTGGTACGTCCATGGCAGCTCCTCATGTAGCTGGAGTGGCAGCATTACTGGCTGCCCGCGGGAAAACCAATGCGCAGATTCGCGATGCCCTCTGCTTCGCATCCGATCCCGTGTCCGGCTCTGGTGTCTACTGGACGTATGGGCGGCTGAATGCCTATCAGAGTCTGCAAGTGCCATAA
- a CDS encoding beta-glucoside-specific PTS transporter subunit IIABC, producing MNYDQLAKDILSGVGGAKNVNSVFHCVTRLRFKLKDESVAKTEELKNLPGVITVMQSGGQYQVVIGNEVPDVYKAVVKAGNLPAEGQVPEDQDNSGNKGNLFSRFIDMISGVFTPLLGLLAATGMIKGFNEMFVSFGWITQDSGTYQLLKATGDSLFYFFPIFLGYTAIKKFGGSPFLGMAIGASLVYPTLAGLKAGDPLYTLFAGTLFESPIHITFLGMPVILMEYSSSVIPIIVATFVAVKLEKFFKNVIPKVVSTFLVPFFTLLVIVPATFLVIGPISTWAGQLIGAGATSIYELSPIATGLVIGGLWQVFVLFGLHWGLVPVALLNLSTSGADPVIAMSFAASFAQIGAVLAVLFKTKSTKLKTLSVPAFISGIFGVTEPAIYGVTLPLKKPFIMSCIAGGIGGGILGYAGSKIYMIGGLGIFGYPTFINKETGLDFTFYMAIVASLIAFVLGFVLTYVVGFKDPVEKVAAPAPAPVLDPNPNNRYEIFSPMAGEVVELKEINDVTFAGEHMGKGIAIRPTSGRVVSPITGVVQTVYRTKHAIGLVTDDGVEMLIHIGQDTVQLKGQHFTPHVKDGDRVNVGDLIMEFDLQAIKDAGYETVTPIIITNTSNYLDVVGTKDASVKEKDKLLTVLG from the coding sequence ATGAACTACGATCAACTGGCTAAAGACATCTTGTCTGGTGTAGGTGGAGCTAAAAACGTAAACAGTGTATTCCATTGTGTAACCAGATTGCGCTTCAAACTCAAAGATGAAAGCGTTGCTAAAACAGAAGAACTTAAAAATCTGCCGGGTGTCATTACCGTTATGCAGAGTGGTGGACAGTATCAGGTCGTTATCGGCAATGAAGTGCCGGATGTATATAAAGCCGTAGTAAAGGCAGGTAATCTGCCAGCAGAAGGTCAGGTTCCAGAGGATCAGGATAATTCAGGTAACAAGGGGAATTTGTTTAGTCGTTTTATCGATATGATCTCTGGGGTATTTACACCATTGCTTGGCCTGCTCGCAGCAACAGGGATGATCAAAGGTTTTAACGAGATGTTTGTTTCCTTTGGATGGATAACTCAGGATTCGGGAACTTATCAGTTATTAAAGGCAACGGGTGATAGCCTGTTCTATTTCTTCCCTATTTTCCTGGGGTATACGGCAATCAAGAAATTTGGAGGATCTCCGTTCCTGGGTATGGCAATCGGTGCTTCTCTCGTTTATCCGACGCTCGCTGGCCTTAAGGCAGGAGATCCACTGTACACATTGTTCGCAGGCACCTTGTTTGAATCACCTATCCATATTACCTTCCTGGGTATGCCGGTTATCTTGATGGAGTACTCTTCATCGGTTATCCCGATCATTGTTGCTACATTCGTAGCAGTAAAATTAGAAAAATTCTTCAAAAACGTTATCCCGAAAGTGGTAAGTACATTCTTGGTTCCGTTTTTCACCTTGCTTGTTATTGTTCCAGCAACATTTTTGGTCATTGGTCCAATCTCCACATGGGCAGGCCAATTGATTGGCGCGGGAGCTACAAGTATTTATGAATTAAGTCCGATTGCTACAGGTTTGGTTATTGGTGGATTATGGCAAGTGTTCGTATTATTTGGACTCCACTGGGGGTTGGTTCCAGTTGCACTACTAAATCTGAGTACATCAGGCGCCGATCCGGTTATAGCCATGTCATTCGCTGCTTCTTTCGCTCAGATCGGTGCTGTTCTTGCAGTATTATTCAAAACAAAAAGCACGAAATTAAAAACACTCAGTGTACCAGCATTTATCTCCGGTATATTTGGGGTAACAGAGCCAGCGATATATGGTGTTACGCTTCCATTGAAAAAACCGTTTATTATGAGCTGTATTGCCGGGGGGATTGGAGGCGGTATTCTCGGTTATGCAGGCTCAAAGATATACATGATTGGCGGACTTGGAATATTCGGATATCCGACGTTTATTAATAAAGAAACAGGGTTGGACTTCACGTTCTACATGGCTATAGTTGCTTCGTTGATTGCATTCGTTCTTGGTTTCGTTTTGACTTACGTTGTTGGCTTCAAGGACCCAGTCGAAAAAGTTGCTGCACCAGCTCCAGCCCCTGTACTTGATCCAAACCCGAACAACAGATATGAAATTTTCAGCCCGATGGCTGGTGAAGTGGTTGAACTGAAAGAGATCAATGATGTTACCTTTGCAGGAGAGCATATGGGTAAAGGAATTGCGATTCGTCCAACCAGCGGCAGGGTCGTATCTCCAATCACGGGAGTTGTACAAACGGTATATCGCACCAAACACGCTATTGGACTTGTAACGGATGATGGTGTTGAGATGCTGATTCATATCGGACAGGATACCGTGCAATTGAAAGGTCAACATTTCACACCTCATGTCAAAGATGGCGACCGCGTTAATGTGGGCGATCTGATCATGGAATTTGATCTGCAAGCGATCAAGGATGCCGGATATGAGACGGTTACACCCATTATTATTACGAACACATCCAATTATCTTGATGTGGTGGGCACGAAGGATGCATCTGTGAAAGAGAAAGACAAATTGCTTACAGTGCTCGGTTAA